The genomic segment GGAAGGCGAAGTCGAGCGGCGTCGCCCCGGCGGTGAGGTCGATGATGTCGCCGTTCGGGGTGAAGACGTAGACGTTGGCGTTCAGGATGTCGTCGGTGAAGATGTTCAGGATCTCCTCGTCGGAGTTGGACTCCTCGGTGTAGCGGATCAGCTCGGAGTACCAGCGCAGCTTCGAGGAGACGATGTCCTCGATGTTCTTCCTAGACGCGCCCTGGCCCTGCGACTCCTTGTACGCCCAGTGGGCGGCGACGCCCTTCTCGGCGATCTCGTCCATCTCCTTGGTGCGGATCTGGATCTCGTAGATCTTGCCGTGGAAGACGACCGTCGTGTGGAGCGACTGGTACATGTTCGGCTTGGGCATCGCGATGTAGTCCTTGAAGCGTCCCGGGACCGGGACGAACTTGGAATGGACGATGCCGATCGCGCGGTAACAGTCCGAGATCGAATCGACGATGATGCGGAGCGCGAGCAGGTCGTTGATGTCCTCGAACTCGAGGTTCTTCATCGTCATCTTGCGGTAGACCGAATAGATGTTCTTGATCCGGCCGTTGATCGTGAAATGGAAGTTCTCGCTCTCAAGCAGGCTCTCGAGCTCGGCATTCATCGCCCGGACGTCCGCCTCGCGGTTTCCCTTCTTGTCCTTGATCAGGTGCGCGATCTCGTCGTACTGGTCGGGATAGAGGTACTTGAAGGCGATGTCCTCGAGTTCGGCCTTGAGCCGGTACATGCCGAGGCGATGGGCGATCGGGGCGAAGATGTCGAGCGTCTCGCGGCTGATCCGAAGCTGCCGCTCCGAATCGAGGTGCGAGAGCGTCCGCATGTTGTTCAGGCGGTCGGCGAGCTTCACGAAGATGACGCGGATGTCCTTGGCCATCGCGAGCACCATCTTCTGATGGTTCTTCACCTGTTCCGACGCCTTCGAGCCTTCGTAATGGAGGAGGTGCAGCTTCGTCAGACCCTCGACGATGTCGGCGACGTCCTCGCCGAAGATCGCCTTCAGTTCCTCGAACGTCGTGTCGGTGTCCTCGAGCAGGTCGTGCATCAGGCCCGAGGCGATCGTGATCGGGTCGACCTGGTACTCGGCGAGCGTGACGGCCACCTGGACCGGATGGACGATGTAGGGCTCGCCGGACTTGCGGAGCTGTCCGGCGTGCTTGTCATAGGCAAAATCGAACGCCCGGCGGATGAATCCGAGGTGTTCGGGATTGGTGAGATAATGGGAGACGGCGTCGCGGAGCGGCTGGAAGATCTCGTCTCGCGTCACAAGAACACCTCCTTCGGTCGATGTCTTCGGTCAGTAGGTGATGAGCGCCTTGACGGGCAGGCCCTTGAGCTTCGAACGGCCCTCGAGGTCGAGCAGTTCGACGAGGAACCCGAGACCGACGACGATCCCGCCGGCCTCCTCGACGAGCCGGATCGTCGCGCCCATGGTCCCGCCGGTGGCGAGGAGGTCGTCGACGATGACGACCCGCTGGCCGGGTCTCACGGCGTCGGAATGCATGCACAGGGTGTTCTTCCCGTACTCGAGGTCGTAGTCGTAGGCGATCGTCCGGCGCGGCAGCTTGCCCGGCTTGCGCACCGGGACGAAGCCGACCCTGGCGGCGTAGGCGACCGCGGAGCCGACGATGAAGCCGCGCGCGTCCGGACCGACGACGAGTTCGGCCTCCTTCTCGCGCACGAACGCGGCCAGTTCGTCGACGGCGGCGGAGAACGCCATGGCGTCGGCGATCAGCGGCGTGATGTCCTTGAACTGGATTCCCGGGATCGGGAAGTCGGGAACGTTCTTGATGTAGTCTTCGTATCTCATGGGGTCATGCCTCCAACGACGCGGTCAGTTCGCGTCGGATTTCGGTTTCGGTCATGCGGGTCAGGCGGGCGATCTCGGCGGCGGCGCCGACGAGGTCGCGGTATCGTTCGGATTCGGTCAGGTTCCGTTTCGGCGCGTCGCGGCGGACGGCGACGGACGCGTCGTCGGCCTCGGCAAATCCGAGTTCGCAGAACGCGGCGAGGACCGCCTCGACGAGCCAGGCGGGCGCCCCGACCTGGGTGCGGAAGGCGTCCTTCTCCCAGCGGTCGCGCTTCTGGAGGACGCGGAACCAGGACGCAAGCCCCTCCTTCGACACGATCCGCGCCGTTTCGGCGGAATCGATCCCGAGGGCGAGCACGACGGTGCCGGGGGATTGGCGCCGCAAGGCGACGGACAGCGGACGGTTGCGGTAGACGAAGCCGTCGTCGAGGACGACCGCCCCGGGTCCGTCGGCGAGATGCGGTACGGCTTCGAGATAGCTGGCGCGGTCGCGGTAGTCGAGCAGCTGGAAATGCCGGCATTCGAGGTCGCGGATCATGATCTGGATCGATTCGCGGTTCTTCCAGGAGTTGATCGAGAGACCGCCGACGATCGACACGCGGTCGCCGGGAACGAGGTTGTAGTAGAGGTCGAGGTCGTTGAACACGACCGCCTCGACCTGCCGGATCCCGTCGGTGACGACGAACTTGGCGTGCTTCCCGGCCATCGTCTGCTTCGAGACGACGGACAAGTCGGAGAACAGGAAGGTGGCGGTGAAGAAGCTGTACTTCTCGAGCCGCTTCACGGTCGGAACCGAGATCGTCGAGAGTTTCACGGCCATGTCGTAGTCGAGCCGCGGCGGGACGCCTTCGGCGCCGGCGCCCCCGAGACGCTCGCGGAGCGCGGGGATGTTCTCCTCGGGAACCGTCAGGCCGGCCGCCTGCGAATGGCCGCCGTACTTGACGAGCAGGTCGGCGACGCCGTCGAGGAGCGTCAGCACGTTGTCGTCCCCGAAGGCGCGCATCGAGCCCTTCCCGACGCCGTCCTCGAGGTTGATGACGACCGTGGTCTTCTGGTACTTCTCGGCGATCTTCTGGGCGCAGATGCCGATGACGCCCTCGTGCAGGCCGCGCGCGGCGAGCACCTGGACGCGCTTCGTCGGATCGACGAGGCGCTCGCAGGCGACGTACGACTCCTCGGTGAGGTCCTTGCGGAGGACGTGGCTCGCCTCGACCTCGCCGATCAGGCGGGAGACTTCCTCCTCGTCGTCGGAGACGAGCAGGCGGACGGCGTCGCGGGCTTTTCCGAGACGGCCGGAGCTGTTGATCTTGGGGGCGATCTTGAAGGCGATCGCGGTCTCGTTCACCTGGTCGAGGTGGGAGTACTGGAGAAGCTTCCGGAGACCCGGGATCCGCGTGTCCTTCAGCCGTTTCAGACCGAGGTTGACGAGCGCCTGGTTCTCGTCGTCGAGCGGCATCAGATCGGCGATCGTGCCGATCATGACGAGGTCGAGGAGGTCGTCGAGGTCGGATCCCGTGACCGCCGCGGCCAGCTTGTAGGCGACGGCGACGCCGGCGAGGTCCTTCCAGGGATAGTCGGGCGAGAGTTTCGCGTGGACGATCGCGAGCGCCGCGGGGAGCGATCCCTTGGTCTCGTGGTGGTCGGTGACGATCGTGTCGATCCCGGCGGCGGAAAGGGCCGCGATCTCGCGGTCGCAGGAGACGCCGTTGTCGACGGTGACGACGAGGCCGACGCCCGCCTGGGCGATCGCGCCGACGGCGTTCATGTTGAGGCCGTAGCCCTCGCTGAAGCGGTCGGGGAGGTCCCAGTCGACGTTCGCCCCCGCCTTCCGCAGGGCGCGGTAGAGGACGCTGATGGCGGTGATCCCGTCGCAGTCGTAGTCGCCGTAGATCAGGATCTTCTCGTTTCGGCCGATCGCCGTCCGGATGCGGGCGACGGCGTCCTTCATTCCCGAGAGCCGGAAGGGGTCGTGAAGCGCCTCCTTGCCCATGCCGAAAAACCGGTCGGCATCGTCGATGCCCCGGTTCTTCAGGATGTGTTCGTAGATGCGCTCGTCGGGGACGATCCCGGGGACGCGCGCATGCCAGGCGTATTTCGCTTTGAGCACCCTAAATCACCATTTTCCCAGACAACTTATTATATCCAAATCGATCTCGATTGACTAGTGGAATCGTACTTTTTCTCACTGGAAGCGAAGCGACACGTCGAGCGATTCGAACGAGTGCGTGAGCGCGCCGACGGAGATGTAGTCGACGCCCGTCGCGGCCACCTCGGGGATCCGGGAAAGGGTCATGTTCCCGCTCGCCTCGAGCTTCTTCCGTCCCGCGTTCAGACGCACGCATTCGGCCATCGCCGGCGTTCCCATGTTGTCGAGCATGACGATGTCGGCGGCGGTCGCGACCGCCTCGATGAACTGCGCGACGCTCTCGACCTCGACCTCGACCTTGATCGCGGCCGGGACCTTCGCCTTGACGATCGCGACCGCGGCGGAGATCGAGCCGGCGGCCTTGATGTGGTTGTCCTTGATCATCGCCATGTCGGAGAGGCTCTGGCGGTGGTTCATCCCGCCGCCGTCGGCGACCGCCCGCTTCTCGAGGAAGCGCAGGGACGGCGTGGTCTTGCGGGTGTCGAGGATCCTGGCGTTCGTGCCCGCCGTCGCGGCGACGAACGCGGCCGTCTTGGTGGCGATCCCGCTCATCCGCTGGAGGAAGTTGAGCGCGATCCGTTCCGCCTTGAGGATCGAGGCGGTGCGGCCGAAGACGACGGCGACGACGTCGCCCTTGAGGGCGCGTTCGCCGTTGTGCCTCTTCTCCTCGAAGATGGCGTCGGGATCGACGATCGAAAAGACGCGGCGGGCGACATCGATCCCGGAAATGACGCCGTCCTGCTTGGCGATGAAGTGCGCCTGCGCCGTCTGGTCGGTGAAGAGCGCGTCGGTGGTGACGTCGCCGTCCGGCATGTCTTCGCGGATGGCTTCGAGGATCAGTCTGTCGAGTCGTTCCATGGGGTCATCCCTCCAATTCCAGGTTGAGCTGCTTGATCGAGGTCTTCTTCGGTTCCTTCTTGTAGAGCTTGATCCACTTGGCGCTGCGACCGGTGCCGAGCGGGCGGATCTTGTGTTCCTCCTGCATCCTCTTCAGGGTGCGGTTGATGGTCGAGTCGGAGATCAGCGGGTGCTTCTGGCGGATGTCCTCCTTCGAGAACACCTCGGGGAGCTTGTCGATGGTGTTCTCGACGTAGTCGGACTTGCGGATCTCGAGCTTGGACTCGTAGTCGTAGTCGCGTGCGTTCTCGGCGAGGTCGACGTAGAGGTCGCGGTACAGCTGCAGGAACAGCCGGTGCAGGGGCATGATCTCGGCGAAGCCCTCGTTCCAGTTGAAGCGGGTGCGGTCGAGCGCCGCGCGGAACTCCTGGAGCCGGACGAAGAACTTTCCGAAGAACGGCACGTACCGCGCCGCCGCGAACAGGTCCTGCCGGCAGAGGATGTGATAGATCAGGATCGCGACGGCGTCGTGGTCGTCGTAGCGGTAGACGTCGAGGTTCATGTAGTCGACGACGAAGTTGAGGTAGAGGAAGGAGCGTTCGTGCTCGTTCTTCCGGAGGGCGGCCGCAAACTCGTTCATCAGCTGCTCGAGGACCTCGCGCTTCGACGAGGGTTCCGCCTGGAGGAGCGAATGCTTCGCCTTCTCGACCTTGCGGTAGCCGAGCTGATCGGCGGAAAAATACCCCGCATAGAGGAGCTTGACGAGGTCGTTGACCTCGGTCACGTTCAGCTTGAACGGCTCCCGCCCGGGATGATGGATGATCGAGAAGACGGTGACGATGTTCTTGTAGAGCTGTTCCGCCTTCGTCTTGGCCCGCGAGGACTCGAGCGAAAGCGACTTGAGCCGCGCCTCGGGGATCTTCAGGTCGGCGAAGAAGCACTTGTAGAAATGATAGGCCTCCTGGAGCGCCAGCTGCTTCGCGAGGAACTCGAAGTCGGGCGAAAAGAGCGCCTGGTAGTAGTCGTTCTTCCCGATCTCGATGTAGAGTCTGAGCGAGGCCATGGTCACGTCCGACGGAACCTGGATCCGCGGGAGGTTGGCGATGCACTTCATACGATCACCCCGCACCATTATAGCAGAATCCGAAACGAAATGAAACGATTATCGCGTCGAATCGATTGCATTTCGCATAAAATCATATTCAGAAACCTATCATTGAACCCGTTTTCATGAAAAAGGACGGCCGAAGCCGTCCTTTTTCATATTCATCGTCAGGAAAGGATCCCGACCACGGTCGCGATGTCGAAGGTTTCCGCCGACCAGCCGAGCCCGTCCTGGTACCACTGTGCCGACGACAGCTGGTCCGCCGACGCCTCGACGCCGTGAGGGTCGGTTGCGGCGAAGAGCGACTGCGTCATCCGGAAGCAGTCCGTGAGGACGACCTCGGACTGCACGAAGGCCGCGATCCCGCCGAAGCGGAGGGAGAGGTCGGCGGAGGGGGCGACGGTCAGCCCGACGCGGAAGACGGAGGTCGAGGCGGATCCGTACCAGAGTTCGCCGGCGAGGCCGCCGACGTCGACGGCGGAACCGCCGACGACGATCGTCGCGTTCGCGAAGCAGTCCTCGACGAAGCCGTCCTGGAGATAGCCGTAGAGCCCGCCGGCGGATGCCATCGTGCCCGCCGCGGTGACCGTGAGGGCGGTGTCCGCATAGCACCGCACGGTCTCGAACGTGACATCCTCGAGGGTGTCCGCGTGCGCCTTGAGGAGACCGCCGAAACCATGGCCGACGAGACCGCCGACGTAGGCGCGGTAGACGGTCGCGGTGCCGACGACGGACACGCGGGCGCCGCAGTCGGAGAGGACGACGTTGGCCGTCCGGCCGACGAGGCCGCCGGCGGAGAGGAAGTGGTCGGCGACGGCGTCGACCGAACCCTCGGCGTAGGCTCCCGAGATCGTCGA from the Candidatus Izemoplasmatales bacterium genome contains:
- a CDS encoding bifunctional (p)ppGpp synthetase/guanosine-3',5'-bis(diphosphate) 3'-pyrophosphohydrolase; this encodes MTRDEIFQPLRDAVSHYLTNPEHLGFIRRAFDFAYDKHAGQLRKSGEPYIVHPVQVAVTLAEYQVDPITIASGLMHDLLEDTDTTFEELKAIFGEDVADIVEGLTKLHLLHYEGSKASEQVKNHQKMVLAMAKDIRVIFVKLADRLNNMRTLSHLDSERQLRISRETLDIFAPIAHRLGMYRLKAELEDIAFKYLYPDQYDEIAHLIKDKKGNREADVRAMNAELESLLESENFHFTINGRIKNIYSVYRKMTMKNLEFEDINDLLALRIIVDSISDCYRAIGIVHSKFVPVPGRFKDYIAMPKPNMYQSLHTTVVFHGKIYEIQIRTKEMDEIAEKGVAAHWAYKESQGQGASRKNIEDIVSSKLRWYSELIRYTEESNSDEEILNIFTDDILNANVYVFTPNGDIIDLTAGATPLDFAFRIHTKLGEKTVGAIVNGKIVPLEYTLKTGDVVEIKTSQNAVGPNDNWLKIAKTSNARAKIKNFLNKQKRDYLVEKGKEDFEAELDTRRLKIELSDETCAKLFELKGVKSVEDMYYEIGKNILSPISAINALTGRDAVTEEQLIEAINKVPETKRAQKTRTVHNDVNIVVEGLTNPSVKLAHCCTPVLGDDIVGYVTKGAGIAVHRKN
- a CDS encoding adenine phosphoribosyltransferase, with amino-acid sequence MRYEDYIKNVPDFPIPGIQFKDITPLIADAMAFSAAVDELAAFVREKEAELVVGPDARGFIVGSAVAYAARVGFVPVRKPGKLPRRTIAYDYDLEYGKNTLCMHSDAVRPGQRVVIVDDLLATGGTMGATIRLVEEAGGIVVGLGFLVELLDLEGRSKLKGLPVKALITY
- the recJ gene encoding single-stranded-DNA-specific exonuclease RecJ, which codes for MLKAKYAWHARVPGIVPDERIYEHILKNRGIDDADRFFGMGKEALHDPFRLSGMKDAVARIRTAIGRNEKILIYGDYDCDGITAISVLYRALRKAGANVDWDLPDRFSEGYGLNMNAVGAIAQAGVGLVVTVDNGVSCDREIAALSAAGIDTIVTDHHETKGSLPAALAIVHAKLSPDYPWKDLAGVAVAYKLAAAVTGSDLDDLLDLVMIGTIADLMPLDDENQALVNLGLKRLKDTRIPGLRKLLQYSHLDQVNETAIAFKIAPKINSSGRLGKARDAVRLLVSDDEEEVSRLIGEVEASHVLRKDLTEESYVACERLVDPTKRVQVLAARGLHEGVIGICAQKIAEKYQKTTVVINLEDGVGKGSMRAFGDDNVLTLLDGVADLLVKYGGHSQAAGLTVPEENIPALRERLGGAGAEGVPPRLDYDMAVKLSTISVPTVKRLEKYSFFTATFLFSDLSVVSKQTMAGKHAKFVVTDGIRQVEAVVFNDLDLYYNLVPGDRVSIVGGLSINSWKNRESIQIMIRDLECRHFQLLDYRDRASYLEAVPHLADGPGAVVLDDGFVYRNRPLSVALRRQSPGTVVLALGIDSAETARIVSKEGLASWFRVLQKRDRWEKDAFRTQVGAPAWLVEAVLAAFCELGFAEADDASVAVRRDAPKRNLTESERYRDLVGAAAEIARLTRMTETEIRRELTASLEA
- the nadC gene encoding carboxylating nicotinate-nucleotide diphosphorylase encodes the protein MERLDRLILEAIREDMPDGDVTTDALFTDQTAQAHFIAKQDGVISGIDVARRVFSIVDPDAIFEEKRHNGERALKGDVVAVVFGRTASILKAERIALNFLQRMSGIATKTAAFVAATAGTNARILDTRKTTPSLRFLEKRAVADGGGMNHRQSLSDMAMIKDNHIKAAGSISAAVAIVKAKVPAAIKVEVEVESVAQFIEAVATAADIVMLDNMGTPAMAECVRLNAGRKKLEASGNMTLSRIPEVAATGVDYISVGALTHSFESLDVSLRFQ